In Methanobacterium paludis, the following proteins share a genomic window:
- the topA gene encoding DNA topoisomerase I, producing the protein MHEVIICEKPKAAEKISSALSKGAAKKHYKKVPYYEFEENGKKTTVLTAVGHLYSLAPKDKKQDKLFDVEWVPLYEKDKKKKYVKNYIDAIKKLSKDADTFVHACDYDIEGTLIGYNALKYACGDESLKNVMRMKFSTLTDEDILKAYKKPMELDFKQVDSGIARHVLDFFFGVNMSKHLTDSVMKATKRYIQLSAGRVQTPTLSILVDREKEIKEFIPVPYWLIKADLDVTGVKEGITADHKKGKILEKKDADAILVECKGKDAVITEVNLRKTTKTPPFPFDLGSLQSEAYGVFGFSPRKTQQIAQNLYTEGYTSYPRTSSQKLPKSIGYDKILKKLSYSSAFGNHVAQLKKPYKPNEGKKTDEAHPAIHPTGVLPKELSTDYRKLYELIVYRFISVFGENATLETMKTTLTIGKEEFNFSRKRMSKMGWMGHYPFRKIEEDYFPTMNKGETLNVKEVRAEDKETKPPARYNQASLIRELEKRGLGTKSTRANIIDILFSRKYVEGKKITVNKLGEQLIDTLRKYSKKITSEELTREFETKLEGIMEGKDKKDKIIDEARVEVSSILDDIEKNKLKIGEELYKSYRESRVVGKCKCGKNLILIDSPRGSTFVGCSGYPECKSTYSMPRGATVLKTTCEECGLPMISFGKPRQRACLDPKCGKDGREPTNEVVGKCPDCGSDLIKRSGRYGEFIGCSGFPKCRFTKSIDDDGGKTAAKTTGAPKKTVAKKAATKKSATKKSATKKSATKKSATKKSATKKSATKKSATKKSATKKSATKKNAKKTK; encoded by the coding sequence ATGCATGAGGTCATAATCTGCGAGAAACCGAAGGCAGCTGAAAAAATATCTTCAGCACTCTCAAAAGGCGCAGCTAAAAAACATTATAAAAAGGTCCCATATTATGAGTTTGAGGAAAATGGCAAAAAAACCACAGTTTTAACTGCTGTAGGTCATTTATACTCACTTGCACCCAAAGACAAGAAGCAAGATAAACTGTTTGATGTGGAGTGGGTGCCCCTCTATGAAAAGGACAAGAAGAAAAAATACGTTAAAAATTATATAGACGCCATAAAAAAATTATCAAAAGATGCAGATACATTTGTCCATGCTTGCGATTATGATATAGAGGGAACTCTAATTGGTTACAATGCATTGAAGTACGCTTGTGGTGATGAAAGCCTTAAAAATGTTATGCGGATGAAATTTTCAACCTTAACCGATGAAGACATATTAAAAGCTTACAAAAAACCAATGGAGCTTGATTTTAAACAGGTTGACAGTGGTATTGCAAGACACGTCCTTGACTTCTTTTTTGGAGTCAACATGTCCAAGCACCTCACAGATTCTGTTATGAAGGCTACCAAGAGATATATACAACTCTCAGCAGGCCGTGTTCAAACACCAACATTATCTATTCTTGTTGATAGGGAAAAGGAAATTAAAGAATTTATACCCGTACCTTACTGGCTCATAAAGGCAGATCTAGATGTAACTGGTGTAAAAGAAGGAATAACTGCAGACCATAAGAAGGGTAAGATCCTGGAAAAAAAAGATGCAGACGCTATTCTGGTAGAATGTAAAGGTAAAGATGCGGTTATAACGGAAGTTAATCTTAGAAAAACCACTAAAACACCGCCATTTCCATTTGATCTGGGTTCTTTGCAGTCTGAAGCCTATGGTGTGTTTGGATTCAGCCCAAGAAAAACCCAGCAAATTGCTCAAAACCTTTATACAGAAGGTTACACTTCCTATCCACGTACTTCATCACAGAAACTCCCAAAGAGCATAGGGTACGATAAAATACTTAAAAAATTGAGTTACAGTTCTGCATTTGGAAATCATGTGGCCCAACTTAAAAAACCATACAAACCCAATGAAGGTAAGAAAACTGATGAAGCACATCCGGCTATACACCCAACAGGGGTTTTACCTAAAGAGTTGAGCACAGATTACAGGAAGCTTTACGAGCTCATAGTTTACAGGTTCATAAGCGTATTTGGCGAAAATGCCACTTTAGAAACTATGAAAACTACTTTAACAATTGGAAAAGAAGAATTTAACTTCTCAAGGAAACGAATGTCTAAAATGGGATGGATGGGACACTATCCATTCCGTAAAATTGAAGAAGACTATTTCCCAACCATGAATAAGGGAGAAACTTTAAATGTTAAGGAAGTCAGGGCAGAGGACAAGGAAACCAAACCTCCAGCTCGTTACAACCAAGCTTCACTCATAAGGGAACTTGAAAAAAGGGGACTTGGAACAAAGTCAACCAGAGCGAATATAATAGACATCTTATTCAGCCGAAAGTACGTTGAAGGCAAGAAGATAACTGTCAACAAACTCGGAGAACAACTTATAGATACTTTGAGGAAGTATTCAAAGAAGATAACCAGTGAAGAGCTTACAAGAGAATTTGAAACTAAACTTGAAGGTATCATGGAAGGCAAGGACAAAAAGGATAAGATCATAGATGAAGCCCGGGTTGAAGTTTCATCCATTTTGGATGACATTGAGAAAAACAAGCTTAAAATTGGTGAAGAACTTTATAAGTCCTATAGGGAAAGCAGGGTTGTTGGGAAATGTAAATGTGGTAAAAACCTTATATTAATTGATTCACCGAGGGGAAGCACTTTTGTCGGATGTTCAGGTTATCCTGAGTGTAAATCAACTTATTCCATGCCTAGAGGAGCAACTGTACTTAAGACAACTTGTGAGGAGTGCGGTCTTCCAATGATATCCTTTGGAAAACCACGACAAAGGGCATGTCTTGACCCTAAATGTGGTAAAGATGGTAGAGAACCTACAAACGAGGTTGTTGGCAAATGTCCAGATTGTGGAAGCGATCTTATAAAGAGATCAGGACGTTACGGTGAATTTATTGGGTGTTCGGGATTCCCAAAATGTAGATTTACAAAATCTATAGATGATGATGGTGGTAAAACCGCTGCTAAGACTACTGGGGCTCCTAAAAAGACTGTTGCTAAAAAGGCTGCTACTAAGAAGAGTGCTACTAAGAAGAGTGCTACTAAGAAGAGTGCTACTAAGAAGAGTGCTACTAAGAAGAGTGCTACTAAGAAGAGTGCTACTAAGAAGAGTGCTACTAAAAAGAGTGCTACTAAGAAGAGTGCTACTAAGAAAAATGCTAAGAAAACCAAATAA
- a CDS encoding metallophosphoesterase — protein sequence MLLGVISDTHIPERASKIPETVFKTFKDTDMILHAGDLVSYDVLEELESIATTRCVQGNMDRVFGAELPKRDIIEVEGIKIGLNHGEVYPRGDTQQLKYIAREMDVEVLITGHTHWAFIKEVDNILLLNPGSPTVPRLSDPSVMLIEIKDQKLDARIIKIGDPVCKALNFKGRKKS from the coding sequence ATGTTATTAGGCGTTATATCCGACACTCATATACCAGAAAGGGCTTCAAAGATTCCTGAAACCGTTTTTAAAACATTTAAGGACACAGACATGATATTGCATGCAGGGGACTTGGTTTCATACGATGTACTTGAGGAACTTGAATCTATAGCAACTACACGTTGTGTTCAGGGAAACATGGACCGTGTTTTCGGTGCTGAACTTCCTAAACGTGATATAATTGAGGTAGAAGGTATAAAAATAGGGCTTAACCATGGTGAAGTCTATCCTCGAGGAGATACTCAACAGTTGAAATACATAGCTAGGGAAATGGATGTTGAAGTCCTGATTACAGGCCATACACACTGGGCATTCATAAAAGAGGTGGATAATATACTTCTTTTAAATCCTGGAAGTCCGACAGTTCCCAGACTATCAGATCCTTCCGTGATGCTCATTGAAATTAAAGACCAAAAGTTAGACGCCAGAATCATTAAAATTGGAGATCCTGTGTGTAAGGCACTTAATTTTAAAGGGCGTAAAAAAAGTTAA
- a CDS encoding RlmE family RNA methyltransferase, with amino-acid sequence MTKKWNSERKQEQYYKMAKKNNYRSRASYKLKQINKRFKLIEPESYVLDLGAAPGGWSQVALEIMGEEGIVVGVDLQWIRPFEEDNFIGIKGDFTNEDVQKKIKKALEGKANVVLSDASPKLSGIKDMDNLRSAELAETVLKICDSLLERNGSIIMKVFQGAEYENIIKKIKEKFKIVKTTKPESSRKSSTEMYVVAKGFRGTFEPHKFNSRLS; translated from the coding sequence ATGACTAAGAAATGGAATTCTGAACGAAAACAAGAACAATACTACAAAATGGCCAAAAAAAATAACTATCGATCCAGAGCATCCTATAAACTCAAACAGATAAACAAAAGGTTCAAACTGATCGAACCTGAAAGTTACGTGCTTGATTTAGGAGCTGCACCCGGTGGCTGGTCCCAGGTAGCCCTTGAAATTATGGGCGAAGAAGGTATTGTTGTGGGTGTGGACCTTCAATGGATAAGACCATTTGAAGAGGATAATTTTATTGGAATAAAAGGCGATTTTACAAACGAAGACGTTCAAAAAAAGATAAAAAAGGCTCTGGAAGGTAAGGCCAACGTTGTGCTTTCAGATGCATCCCCCAAATTATCAGGAATAAAAGACATGGACAATCTTAGATCTGCAGAACTTGCTGAAACTGTGCTCAAAATATGCGATTCACTTCTGGAAAGGAATGGAAGCATTATTATGAAAGTATTCCAAGGTGCAGAATATGAAAATATTATCAAAAAAATTAAAGAAAAGTTTAAGATTGTTAAAACCACAAAGCCAGAATCTTCAAGAAAATCAAGTACTGAAATGTACGTGGTTGCAAAGGGTTTCAGGGGAACCTTTGAACCGCACAAATTCAACTCAAGATTGAGTTAA